From the Musa acuminata AAA Group cultivar baxijiao chromosome BXJ3-7, Cavendish_Baxijiao_AAA, whole genome shotgun sequence genome, one window contains:
- the LOC135643093 gene encoding uncharacterized protein At3g28850-like, giving the protein MGCTGSKQLRRDSGRSPSPYSRSHSLPIRYAGVAGGRSGDGHNAVALSSTTLGSLVLDRGDLSSDDETMVKSATNLQMATAVIAKELGRARTWSEITDRRIPKTPTMTPPDDPEVINAWELMAGLEDASPLNLPPPAALDRSSSSHTSHDSRRSPPDSELSSGSSSPKPQWMQLSPGDSVVYDFDPEILSSFRQALDELSPQRQSYSIDQPIEPDNVDEEEEEEEEEEEMKKPSHARTRALEPAKGPPYQSHSIPQPPESEDEEEEVEEPSHARRRTVEPAERPHHQSNSIYQLPEPEEEEEVEKKLSHPRTRTAESVDSRQVPTHTSIVRARINEFQRKIDARKTNINANSAKVAPSSKCPPGGEGKVVLYFTSLRGIRKTFEDCWAVSMILKGYGVRVDERDVSMHAGFKEELIDVLGPVYGGHRLPRIFADGNYLGGAEEVRHLHEAARLGKFLECCETMPSRGKGGSVISSCEGCGDVRFVPCETCSGSCKVYVEEEEDDVGGFRRCSDCNENGLVRCSLCC; this is encoded by the coding sequence ATGGGCTGCACGGGCTCGAAGCAGCTCCGACGGGACAGCGGGCGGAGCCCCAGTCCTTATTCTCGCAGCCACTCCCTTCCCATCCGTTATGCTGGCGTCGCCGGTGGCCGGTCCGGGGATGGCCACAACGCCGTCGCCCTCTCCTCCACCACTCTCGGCTCCCTGGTGCTCGACCGCGGCGACCTCAGCTCCGACGACGAGACGATGGTGAAGAGCGCCACCAACCTCCAGATGGCGACCGCCGTCATCGCGAAGGAGCTCGGCCGCGCCAGGACGTGGTCTGAGATTACTGACCGCCGGATCCCCAAGACCCCGACGATGACTCCGCCCGACGATCCCGAGGTCATCAACGCCTGGGAGCTCATGGCCGGCCTCGAGGACGCCAGCCCCCTCAACCTCCCCCCCCCTGCCGCCCTCgaccgctcctcctcctcccacaccTCGCACGACTCCCGTCGCTCGCCACCGGATTCCGAGCTTTCGAGTGGCTCGTCCTCGCCTAAACCGCAGTGGATGCAACTCAGCCCAGGGGACTCCGTCGTCTACGATTTCGACCCGGAGATCTTGTCCTCCTTCCGTCAGGCCCTCGACGAGCTGTCGCCGCAGCGTCAATCCTATTCCATCGATCAGCCTATTGAGCCCGACAAcgtggacgaggaggaggaggaggaggaggaagaagaagagatgaaGAAGCCATCTCATGCAAGAACACGAGCATTAGAACCCGCCAAGGGGCCACCGTATCAGTCCCATTCCATTCCTCAGCCTCCCGAGtctgaagacgaggaggaggaggtagaGGAGCCATCTCATGCAAGAAGACGAACAGTAGAGCCTGCCGAAAGACCACATCATCAATCCAATTCCATCTATCAACTTCCCGagcctgaggaggaggaggaggtggagaagaagCTATCTCATCCAAGAACACGAACAGCAGAGTCCGTCGACAGCCGCCAAGTTCCAACACACACCAGCATTGTCCGAGCAAGGATCAACGAGTTCCAACGAAAGATCGACGCTAGGAAGACCAACATCAACGCCAATTCGGCAAAGGTGGCGCCTTCTTCCAAATGCCCGCCCGGCGGTGAGGGGAAGGTCGTCCTCTACTTCACCAGCCTCCGTGGGATACGGAAGACCTTCGAGGACTGCTGGGCCGTCAGCATGATACTGAAAGGCTACGGTGTTCGCGTCGACGAAAGAGACGTGTCGATGCATGCAGGATTCAAGGAAGAGCTAATCGACGTACTGGGGCCGGTGTACGGCGGCCATAGGCTGCCGAGGATCTTCGCCGATGGGAATTACCTGGGCGGGGCAGAGGAGGTGCGGCACCTGCACGAGGCGGCGCGACTGGGCAAGTTCTTGGAGTGCTGCGAGACGATGCCATCGCGGGGGAAAGGAGGCAGCGTCATATCGTCCTGCGAGGGGTGCGGCGACGTCAGGTTCGTGCCCTGCGAGACGTGCTCGGGGAGCTGCAAGGTGtacgtggaggaggaagaagacgacgtCGGAGGGTTCCGGAGGTGCTCCGACTGCAACGAGAACGGACTCGTGCGGTGCTCGCTGTGCTGCTGA